One part of the Arthrobacter tumbae genome encodes these proteins:
- a CDS encoding NUDIX domain-containing protein: protein MGAEPQDGAVADRQSPRRLLNSTTAFSGKIWDVVSETFRLDDDGEPITREYIQHPGAVAILAMDDADRVLLLRQYRHPVRMDLWEIPAGLLDIDGEDFAVAAARELAEEADVTASTWHVLSDLFLSPGSSSEALRIYLAQGIKEVPRDERHTRTHEEAEIELAWVPLPDAVQAVLEGRIHSPSAAAAVLAAAAAKTSGYRSLRPADAPWPEHHSQHGTWPLGPVLQD, encoded by the coding sequence ATGGGAGCCGAGCCGCAGGACGGAGCGGTAGCTGACCGGCAGAGTCCGCGCCGGTTGCTGAACTCCACCACGGCTTTTTCCGGCAAAATCTGGGACGTGGTCAGCGAGACCTTCCGCCTGGACGACGACGGCGAGCCGATCACCCGCGAGTACATCCAGCACCCGGGCGCGGTGGCCATCCTCGCCATGGATGACGCCGATCGGGTCCTGCTGCTTCGCCAGTACCGTCACCCGGTCCGGATGGACCTGTGGGAAATTCCTGCCGGTCTCCTCGACATCGACGGTGAGGACTTCGCCGTCGCCGCAGCACGGGAACTGGCTGAGGAAGCGGACGTCACGGCGAGCACCTGGCACGTCCTGTCCGATCTGTTCCTTTCCCCCGGATCCTCGAGCGAAGCCCTGCGCATCTATCTTGCCCAGGGCATCAAAGAAGTGCCGCGTGATGAACGGCACACCCGTACCCACGAGGAAGCCGAGATCGAGCTCGCCTGGGTACCTCTGCCGGACGCAGTACAGGCAGTACTCGAGGGGCGGATCCACAGCCCTTCCGCCGCGGCAGCCGTGCTTGCAGCAGCGGCCGCGAAAACGTCGGGGTACCGGTCCCTTCGCCCCGCAGACGCTCCCTGGCCGGAGCACCATAGCCAGCACGGAACGTGGCCCCTGGGCCCTGTCCTGCAGGACTGA
- the xerD gene encoding site-specific tyrosine recombinase XerD — protein sequence MVEGRQATVQDELQATGPGRLMSEYLQHMLVERGLSTNTLAAYRRDLLRYHRFLTAAGIESMDTVTRQQVSAFAQGLATGEDGQAALSPRSAARTVVAVRGLHRFLALEGTTTADPAEDVHPPTAGQRLPKAISVDDVTRILESVDTSTPGGLRDRALLEFLYSTGARISEAVGLDVDDVSVDAGLDGPAVVRLFGKGSKERLVPLGSYAARAIESYLVRARPALSANASERNSAPALFLNLRGGRLSRQSAWTILRAAAERAKVAGDVSPHTLRHSFATHLLQGGADVRVVQELLGHASVTTTQVYTLVTADTLREIYAAAHPRAL from the coding sequence ATGGTCGAGGGTAGGCAGGCAACCGTACAGGACGAGCTCCAGGCCACCGGACCCGGCCGGCTCATGAGTGAGTACCTCCAGCACATGCTGGTGGAGCGGGGCCTTTCCACCAACACCCTTGCGGCCTATCGCCGCGACCTGCTGAGATACCACCGGTTCCTCACAGCGGCGGGCATCGAGTCGATGGACACCGTCACGCGGCAGCAGGTCTCCGCGTTCGCGCAGGGGCTGGCCACCGGGGAGGACGGACAGGCGGCGTTGAGCCCCCGCTCCGCAGCCCGCACCGTGGTCGCCGTCCGCGGCCTTCACCGTTTCCTCGCACTCGAAGGAACGACGACGGCGGATCCCGCCGAGGATGTACACCCGCCCACCGCCGGCCAGCGGCTTCCGAAGGCAATTTCAGTCGACGACGTCACCCGGATCCTCGAATCCGTGGACACTTCCACTCCGGGGGGCCTGCGTGACCGGGCGCTGCTGGAATTCCTGTACTCCACAGGGGCACGCATCAGCGAGGCCGTGGGCCTGGACGTCGATGACGTGTCGGTCGATGCCGGCCTGGACGGTCCCGCCGTCGTCCGCCTGTTCGGCAAAGGGTCCAAGGAGCGGCTCGTTCCTCTCGGTTCCTACGCTGCGCGGGCTATCGAGTCCTATCTGGTGCGCGCACGTCCGGCACTGTCCGCCAACGCATCCGAGCGGAACAGTGCTCCTGCACTCTTCCTCAATCTGCGCGGCGGGCGGCTGAGCAGGCAAAGCGCGTGGACCATCCTCAGAGCCGCTGCAGAGCGCGCCAAAGTGGCCGGAGATGTGTCACCCCACACCCTTCGGCACTCCTTTGCTACCCACCTGCTTCAGGGCGGCGCCGACGTTCGGGTGGTCCAGGAACTTTTGGGACATGCCTCCGTCACCACAACCCAGGTGTACACGCTTGTCACCGCTGACACACTGCGCGAAATTTATGCTGCAGCCCACCCCCGCGCTCTTTAA
- a CDS encoding RNA polymerase sigma factor codes for MLQRYDDVYAALHREHRDRVFSFIHRRVSSREASEELTNDVFRIAWQRNPQASDVTPAWLLTVARNVIGNEYRRRERAEHLMERVRESIVIAARAGHGAGQQAVADSLLRLREKEREILLLAYWDDLSTTEISEVLGCSPSAAKVRLHRARAAFAQMMPAALMAEEGA; via the coding sequence GTGTTGCAGCGATACGACGACGTGTACGCGGCGCTACACAGGGAACACCGCGACCGCGTGTTTTCCTTCATTCACCGTCGGGTCAGCAGCCGGGAAGCATCAGAGGAACTGACCAACGACGTGTTCCGGATTGCCTGGCAGCGGAACCCGCAAGCCTCAGACGTCACGCCGGCGTGGCTTCTTACCGTCGCCCGCAACGTCATAGGCAACGAATACCGCCGCCGGGAACGGGCCGAGCACCTCATGGAGCGGGTACGGGAGTCGATTGTCATTGCCGCCCGTGCCGGACACGGAGCCGGGCAGCAGGCGGTTGCCGACTCATTGCTGCGGCTCAGGGAGAAGGAACGCGAAATCCTCCTTCTCGCCTATTGGGATGATCTGTCCACCACAGAGATCAGCGAGGTGCTGGGCTGTAGTCCCTCCGCCGCCAAGGTGCGCCTGCACCGCGCCCGCGCCGCATTCGCACAGATGATGCCTGCCGCCCTCATGGCAGAAGAAGGAGCCTGA
- a CDS encoding potassium channel family protein, whose amino-acid sequence MLWLLSVLGVLVILLGLVEVFHTLLHPSGRGRLSRLCVAAVWRIMRRLGDRGASIAGPLALVCVILFWAALQAIGWALLLYPHVPHGFAYSPGLDPARYGDAAEALYISMVTLTTLGYGDVIATDPLIRLLAPLEALTGFALLTAAVSWFMQIYPALGKRRALAIRLSLLQKADYATRLEQLDAAAVTNTLETLVADLVQIRVDLTQTSESYYFWEANGDLSLPASLSYAVDLADQASRSAQPTLQTAGALLNDALDSLAAFLKDEFKHDGESTQDIFRSYAGDHRYPYRGSS is encoded by the coding sequence GTGCTGTGGCTGCTGTCTGTCCTCGGCGTTCTGGTGATCCTGCTTGGACTGGTCGAGGTGTTTCATACGCTTCTTCACCCCAGCGGTCGTGGACGCCTCAGCAGATTGTGTGTGGCGGCCGTCTGGAGGATCATGCGGCGTCTGGGAGACCGGGGCGCCTCGATTGCCGGGCCGCTCGCGCTCGTCTGTGTGATCCTCTTTTGGGCTGCCCTGCAGGCAATCGGCTGGGCACTGCTGCTGTATCCGCATGTGCCGCACGGGTTTGCCTACTCTCCGGGCCTTGATCCAGCCCGTTACGGCGACGCCGCTGAGGCCCTATACATTTCCATGGTTACCCTGACGACGTTGGGATACGGAGATGTCATCGCAACAGATCCCCTGATTCGACTGTTGGCTCCCCTGGAGGCGCTGACCGGCTTCGCCCTGCTGACGGCCGCGGTTTCCTGGTTCATGCAGATCTACCCGGCGCTGGGCAAGCGCCGTGCGCTGGCGATCCGGCTCTCGCTGCTCCAGAAAGCGGATTATGCTACCCGGCTGGAGCAGTTGGATGCTGCCGCAGTCACCAACACGCTGGAGACACTCGTTGCCGATCTCGTGCAGATTCGGGTTGACCTCACCCAGACCTCGGAGTCCTACTACTTCTGGGAAGCTAACGGAGATCTTTCGCTCCCGGCCTCGCTGTCCTACGCGGTGGACCTCGCTGACCAGGCGAGCCGTTCTGCTCAGCCGACACTGCAGACGGCCGGCGCCCTCCTGAATGATGCGCTCGATTCGCTTGCGGCTTTCCTCAAGGACGAGTTCAAGCACGACGGCGAATCCACACAGGACATCTTCCGTTCGTATGCCGGTGACCACCGGTATCCGTACCGCGGGAGTTCATGA
- a CDS encoding NUDIX domain-containing protein, which produces MTPRRVALCFLFRHTDAGREVLLGLKRSGFGTGRIVALGGGLEHGETAAEAAAREVQEESGIVVEVADLLELGPVRWRFPANPALDMDAVVFTADRFIGEPALTDEIDPCWYPVAQVPWEGMWEDARHWIGHVLRSQPLNVTVTLNTDNETVRAADFA; this is translated from the coding sequence ATGACCCCCCGCCGAGTTGCGCTCTGTTTCCTGTTCCGGCACACGGATGCCGGCCGCGAAGTGCTCCTCGGACTGAAGCGCTCCGGATTCGGAACCGGCCGGATCGTCGCCCTTGGCGGCGGCCTTGAACACGGAGAAACTGCGGCAGAAGCCGCCGCCCGGGAGGTTCAGGAAGAATCCGGCATCGTGGTTGAGGTGGCGGATCTCCTTGAGCTCGGCCCGGTCCGATGGCGTTTTCCGGCCAACCCCGCACTCGACATGGATGCAGTGGTCTTCACAGCCGACCGCTTCATCGGTGAGCCGGCCCTCACAGATGAGATCGACCCCTGCTGGTACCCGGTTGCGCAGGTGCCCTGGGAAGGCATGTGGGAGGACGCCAGGCACTGGATCGGTCACGTACTGCGTAGCCAGCCGCTGAACGTCACCGTTACTCTCAACACCGACAACGAAACGGTGCGGGCGGCGGACTTCGCTTAG
- a CDS encoding alpha/beta fold hydrolase, giving the protein MDIILVPGFWLDASSWSDVTPPLTAAGHRIHPLTLPGLEAVDAPRAGIGLRTHIDAVVSVVDAVEGPVVLVGHSGGGAIIHGVADARPERTARAIFVDSGPLGEGGVINDELPVEGDGIPLPPWELFDEEDLVDLDEDLRADFRRRAIPQPQGVASEPQELGNERRYNVPATIIACEFPSAQLQEWVAQGHPYVAELSRMKDVEYVDLPTGHWPQFTRPQELAEVILAAVDGPRPAGG; this is encoded by the coding sequence ATGGATATCATCCTGGTTCCCGGTTTTTGGTTGGACGCGTCTTCGTGGTCTGACGTTACGCCGCCGCTCACCGCGGCGGGTCATCGTATTCATCCGCTGACGCTTCCAGGATTGGAAGCTGTGGATGCACCGCGCGCGGGCATCGGCCTGCGAACCCATATCGACGCCGTCGTCTCCGTTGTGGATGCTGTGGAAGGTCCGGTTGTCCTTGTGGGACACTCCGGCGGTGGGGCGATCATCCACGGCGTCGCAGACGCTCGCCCGGAACGCACAGCACGGGCCATTTTTGTGGACAGCGGCCCGCTCGGAGAGGGCGGTGTCATCAACGACGAACTGCCGGTGGAGGGTGACGGGATTCCGCTGCCGCCCTGGGAGCTTTTTGATGAGGAAGACCTCGTGGATCTGGACGAGGACCTGCGGGCCGATTTCCGCCGCCGGGCAATTCCCCAGCCTCAGGGTGTCGCCTCAGAACCGCAGGAGTTGGGCAATGAGCGGCGCTACAACGTGCCGGCCACGATCATTGCGTGCGAGTTCCCCTCTGCCCAGCTGCAGGAGTGGGTTGCGCAGGGCCATCCCTACGTGGCGGAGCTCAGCCGGATGAAGGACGTGGAGTACGTCGACCTGCCAACCGGACACTGGCCGCAGTTCACGCGGCCACAAGAGCTCGCGGAAGTGATTCTGGCTGCGGTGGACGGCCCGCGGCCTGCCGGGGGCTAA
- a CDS encoding bifunctional 2-methylcitrate synthase/citrate synthase gives MTEPQIYKGLAGVTADTTAISKVNPETNSLLYQGYPVQELAAAVNFEDVAWLLWHGELPTESEARDFRTAERSSRALADNVKAAIDLLPLSCHPMDVSRTAVSVIGANHPKAEDSSREAELEKAVELFAAFPAVVAYDQRRRHGLEPLEPRDDLDYSANFLWMTFGEEAAPEVVEAFNTSMILYAEHSFNASTFTARVITSTLADLHSAVTGAIGALKGSLHGGANEAVMHTFEEIGIREEETAEEAATRARAWMDDALAQKKKIMGFGHRVYKNGDSRVPTMKAALDGMIKHYGRPEILGLYEGLETAMQEAKGIKPNLDYPGGPVYHLMGFDTEMFTPLFIAARITGWTAHVMEQRAANSLIRPLAAYNGPEERHLS, from the coding sequence ATGACCGAACCCCAGATCTACAAGGGCCTCGCCGGCGTCACCGCGGACACCACGGCAATCTCGAAGGTGAACCCGGAAACCAATTCGCTGCTTTACCAGGGGTACCCGGTTCAGGAGCTCGCGGCCGCAGTGAACTTCGAGGACGTCGCCTGGCTGCTGTGGCACGGTGAGCTTCCGACCGAATCGGAAGCCCGTGACTTCCGGACGGCGGAACGCTCATCCCGTGCGCTGGCGGACAACGTGAAGGCCGCCATCGATCTGCTGCCGCTCAGCTGCCACCCGATGGACGTCAGCCGCACCGCTGTGTCGGTCATTGGAGCGAACCACCCGAAGGCGGAGGATTCGTCGCGCGAGGCTGAACTGGAGAAAGCGGTGGAGCTGTTCGCTGCCTTTCCCGCCGTCGTCGCCTATGACCAGCGGCGCCGCCACGGGCTCGAGCCGCTAGAACCCCGCGATGATCTGGACTACTCCGCCAACTTCCTGTGGATGACCTTCGGTGAAGAGGCGGCGCCGGAAGTCGTCGAGGCCTTTAACACCTCGATGATCCTGTACGCAGAGCACTCCTTCAATGCATCGACCTTCACCGCCCGTGTCATCACCTCCACCTTGGCCGACCTTCACTCCGCGGTCACCGGAGCTATCGGGGCGCTCAAGGGATCATTGCACGGCGGCGCCAACGAGGCCGTTATGCATACCTTCGAGGAGATCGGTATCCGCGAGGAGGAGACCGCCGAGGAGGCGGCAACTCGTGCCAGGGCGTGGATGGACGATGCCCTCGCCCAGAAGAAAAAGATCATGGGCTTCGGACACCGCGTGTACAAGAACGGTGATTCCCGGGTGCCCACCATGAAAGCGGCCCTCGATGGCATGATCAAGCACTATGGGCGACCGGAGATCCTCGGTTTGTACGAGGGCCTCGAAACGGCCATGCAGGAGGCCAAGGGCATCAAGCCGAACCTCGACTACCCGGGCGGTCCGGTCTACCACCTCATGGGATTCGACACCGAGATGTTCACCCCGCTCTTCATCGCCGCCCGGATCACCGGGTGGACTGCGCACGTCATGGAGCAGCGCGCGGCGAATTCGCTGATCCGGCCGCTGGCCGCGTACAACGGGCCGGAGGAACGCCACCTCTCCTAA
- the prpB gene encoding methylisocitrate lyase: MLYSSITPEKKREALRAGLASGRIQQFPGAFNPLSARLIEDKGFDGVYISGAVLANDLGLPDIGLTTLTEVATRAGQMARMTDLPALVDADTGFGEPMNVARTVQELENAGLAGCHIEDQFNPKRCGHLDGKNVVDTDTAAKRIRAAADGRRDPNFLVMARTDIRGTDTLQAAQDRAKALVDAGADAIFPEAMRDLSEFEAIRHAVDVPILANMTEFGKSELFSIADLESVGVNMVIYPVTLLRSAIGAAERTLETIKADGTQQGAVTSMQTRTRLYELVDYEAYNQFDTSVFNFQVPGGR, encoded by the coding sequence ATGCTGTATTCCTCCATCACACCGGAGAAGAAGCGCGAGGCGCTGCGCGCCGGTTTGGCCTCAGGCCGCATCCAGCAGTTCCCCGGAGCCTTCAACCCGCTTTCCGCACGCCTGATAGAGGACAAGGGGTTCGACGGCGTCTATATCTCCGGAGCCGTCCTCGCCAACGACCTCGGCTTGCCCGATATCGGACTCACCACCCTGACCGAAGTTGCCACACGCGCCGGCCAGATGGCCCGCATGACTGACCTCCCTGCGCTGGTGGACGCGGACACCGGTTTTGGCGAACCGATGAACGTCGCGAGGACGGTGCAGGAGCTGGAGAACGCCGGCCTGGCCGGCTGCCACATCGAGGATCAGTTCAATCCGAAGCGGTGCGGCCATCTGGACGGCAAGAACGTTGTGGACACTGACACTGCCGCCAAGCGCATCCGCGCTGCTGCCGACGGTCGCCGCGATCCCAACTTCCTCGTGATGGCGAGGACTGATATCCGCGGCACCGACACGCTGCAGGCAGCCCAGGATCGGGCAAAGGCCCTCGTTGACGCCGGCGCGGACGCCATCTTCCCGGAGGCAATGCGCGACTTGTCCGAGTTTGAGGCCATCCGTCACGCCGTCGATGTGCCGATCCTGGCGAATATGACCGAGTTCGGAAAGAGCGAGCTCTTCTCGATCGCAGACCTCGAATCCGTGGGCGTCAACATGGTGATCTACCCAGTGACACTGCTGCGTAGTGCGATTGGGGCGGCGGAGCGTACGCTGGAAACGATCAAAGCCGACGGCACCCAGCAGGGCGCTGTTACTTCCATGCAGACCCGCACCAGACTCTACGAGCTCGTCGACTACGAAGCGTATAACCAGTTCGACACCTCGGTGTTCAACTTCCAGGTTCCCGGCGGACGCTGA